GCAATATCGTTCACCATTCGCTCATACATCACGCCCATCAGTCGCGCGCCGTCGCGCTCTGCCGCCACGCCATACAGCGCTTTTGATTCATCAGGATTCGCTAATTTCAGGCTCAGAAAAGCCTGCACCATCGCACATGCCATTTCCCGAACGGGTTTGCCACGCACGGAAATACACGCGGCCTGGAGCGCGTCGGCAATTTTGGTTAAGTGTAATTCCAGCACGCCGGAAAGCAGCGCGTCGCGGTTAGGGTAATACTGATAAAGACTCCCGACCGACATTCCGGCGCGGCTGGCGACGCGCGTAGTGGTACAGCGGCTGAGTCCTTCGGTCACTAAAACCTGAATGGTCGCCGTATGAAGCGCCTCCACCGTCGCTACGGAACGGCGCTGGATCGGGGTTTTACGCGGGCTGAGCGGTGCTGCGATGGTCTTCATGGAATGCGAATTCTTAAACTGAAGGATGCTTCATATACTAATACTTCCTTCACACCGATACAGCAAGCAGGTCGTCATGAACACTATTGAAAAAAGCGGTACGTATAAACTCGGCAGCCGTGAAGTCAGACGGTTTGGATATGGCGCGATGCAGCTCGCAGGCCCAGGCGTATTTGGCCCGCCGAAAGATAAAAACGCGGCCCTCAGCGTATTACGCGCGGCCGTTGAGGCGGGCGTTAATCATAT
The genomic region above belongs to Cronobacter malonaticus LMG 23826 and contains:
- a CDS encoding TetR/AcrR family transcriptional regulator codes for the protein MKTIAAPLSPRKTPIQRRSVATVEALHTATIQVLVTEGLSRCTTTRVASRAGMSVGSLYQYYPNRDALLSGVLELHLTKIADALQAACISVRGKPVREMACAMVQAFLSLKLANPDESKALYGVAAERDGARLMGVMYERMVNDIAQTLITAPDNTFPDPVFTAHMALGVITGPTRAFLEGFIPHDYTDQFQAHLSRLLGDYLKG